ACGATGCTTGGACTCGGTTTCACAGGATACTTATTACCATGGGATATGAAAGCATTGTTCGCTACGAAAGTAGGAATTGAAATTGCGGCATCCGTCCCATTCATTGGGGAACAAATTAAGATTCTTCTTGCAGGAGATTCTGAAATTCTCGGTGCACAGACATTAACGCGCTTTTTCGCGATCCATGTATTCTTCCTACCGGCCGCTTTGCTTGGGTTGCTTGCGGCACACTTTGTATTTATAAGAAGACAAGGTATTTCAGGACCGCTATAAGTTTTAAGAAATATACATATAGCGTGTAACGATTTAAAAAAGGAGGGGACATATATGCAACGCGGAAAAGGGATGAAGTTTGTTGGGGATTCTCGCATTAAGGCTAATCATAAAATGCCGAACGTCCCAAAAGACTACTCAGAACATCCAGGGAAAACAGAAGCATTTTGGCCGAACTTCTTACTGAAAGAATGGTTAATCGGTGCAGTTTTCTTAATTGGATATTTAGTATTAACACTTGCAAATCCGGCTCCGCTTGAGCGTCAAGCGGACCCGACAGATACAATGTATATTCCAGTTCCGGATTGGTACTTCTTATCGATGTACCAACTTTTGAAATATGAATTTGCTTCAGGACCATGGAACATCGTAGGGGCTCTTATAATGCCTGGATTAGCAATTGGTGCACTTATGTTAGTTCCTTTCATGGATACTACAAAAGAGCGTCGTCCATTTAAGCGTCCGCTTCCAACAGCATTCATGCTACTCGCAGTTTCTGCTCTTATTTATTTGACTTGGGAATCTGTCGCTAACCACGACTGGGAACTTGCAGCAAGACAGGGTGCAATTGTCGAGGAAGTAGAGTTCGATATGGAGTCAGAAGGTTATCATATTTACGCGGAATCATCATGTATCGGTTGTCACGGGGATTCATTCGAAGGTGGAATGGGTGCTACCCTAATTGATACTGGTTTAACTGCAGATGAAATTGCAGATATCGCCGTTAACGGTACTGAAAATGGAAAAATGGCTCCTGGCTATTGGGACGGTACCGATGAAGAATTACAAGTTTTATCAGAGTTTATCTCAGAATTAAA
This genomic window from Sporosarcina sp. Marseille-Q4063 contains:
- a CDS encoding menaquinol-cytochrome c reductase cytochrome b/c subunit, with the translated sequence MQRGKGMKFVGDSRIKANHKMPNVPKDYSEHPGKTEAFWPNFLLKEWLIGAVFLIGYLVLTLANPAPLERQADPTDTMYIPVPDWYFLSMYQLLKYEFASGPWNIVGALIMPGLAIGALMLVPFMDTTKERRPFKRPLPTAFMLLAVSALIYLTWESVANHDWELAARQGAIVEEVEFDMESEGYHIYAESSCIGCHGDSFEGGMGATLIDTGLTADEIADIAVNGTENGKMAPGYWDGTDEELQVLSEFISELKND